A genomic region of Mycolicibacterium poriferae contains the following coding sequences:
- the cds1 gene encoding L-cysteine desulfhydrase Cds1, with protein MSRPAASACRQSRAWVDNAVRLIEADARRSADTHLLRYPLPARWAADADLALYLKDESTHITGSLKHRLARSLFLYGLCNGWISEDTTVIEASSGSTAVSEAYFAELIGVPFIAVMPESTSAAKIALIESQGGRCHFVTEAAQVYDEAQRLADQTGGHYLDQFTNAERATDWRGNNNIAESIYEQLGQETHPVPEWIVVGAGTGGTSATIGRYIRYRRHPTRLCVVDPENSAFFPAYASGDRNVVTGMSSRIEGIGRPRVEPSFLPEVVDRMMTVPDAGSVAAAHHVSRVLNRRVGPSTGTNIWGAFGLLAEMAATGCSGSVVTLLADSGDRYTETYFCAEWLTSHGLDPSESAAVLAEFERSGRWL; from the coding sequence GTGAGCCGACCGGCCGCGTCGGCCTGCCGCCAGTCCCGGGCGTGGGTGGACAATGCGGTCCGGCTGATCGAGGCCGACGCGCGGCGCAGCGCTGACACCCATCTGCTGCGTTACCCGCTGCCGGCGCGCTGGGCCGCCGACGCCGACCTGGCGCTGTACCTGAAGGACGAATCGACGCACATCACCGGCAGCCTCAAACACCGGTTGGCGCGGTCGCTGTTCCTGTACGGGCTGTGCAACGGATGGATCAGCGAGGACACCACCGTCATCGAGGCCTCCTCGGGGTCGACGGCGGTGTCGGAGGCCTACTTCGCGGAGCTGATCGGGGTGCCGTTCATCGCGGTGATGCCCGAGTCCACCAGCGCAGCCAAGATCGCCTTGATCGAATCGCAGGGCGGGCGTTGCCATTTCGTCACCGAGGCGGCTCAGGTGTATGACGAGGCGCAACGGTTGGCCGATCAGACCGGCGGCCACTACCTGGACCAGTTCACCAACGCTGAGCGCGCCACCGACTGGCGGGGCAACAACAACATCGCCGAGTCGATCTACGAGCAACTCGGTCAGGAGACCCACCCCGTGCCGGAGTGGATAGTCGTCGGCGCGGGCACCGGCGGGACGAGCGCGACGATCGGGCGCTACATCCGGTACCGTCGCCATCCCACCCGGTTGTGCGTGGTGGACCCGGAGAATTCGGCGTTCTTCCCCGCCTATGCCTCCGGTGACCGCAATGTCGTGACCGGCATGTCGTCGCGGATCGAAGGGATCGGGCGGCCGCGCGTCGAGCCGTCGTTTCTCCCCGAGGTGGTCGACCGGATGATGACGGTGCCCGACGCGGGTTCGGTGGCGGCGGCCCACCATGTCAGCCGGGTGCTGAACCGCCGGGTCGGCCCGTCCACGGGCACCAACATCTGGGGCGCGTTCGGCCTGCTGGCCGAGATGGCCGCAACGGGCTGCAGCGGATCAGTGGTCACGCTGCTGGCCGACAGCGGGGACCGCTACACCGAGACCTACTTCTGCGCCGAGTGGCTGACCAGCCACGGACTCGACCCGTCGGAGTCGGCGGCGGTGCTGGCCGAGTTCGAGCGGTCCGGCCGCTGGCTCTGA
- a CDS encoding class I SAM-dependent methyltransferase, which yields MLGQLYERALGGEGCWIRDARGGVSDLPVAQWLGGHGADEPFDTAVIAMCDGPTIELGCGPARLVAGLVRRGVPALGVDQSAAAVRLARGRGTPVLHGDVFGPLPGVGQWATVLLADGTVGLGGDPQRLLGVAAHLLRRGGRCLVEVDPTLTGVVTSRIRLESSDAIGEWFPWARVGADSAALLAEQAGLTLAGLHRLGTRVVANLAAVP from the coding sequence ATGCTGGGACAGCTCTACGAGCGGGCGCTGGGCGGTGAAGGATGCTGGATCCGCGACGCACGCGGCGGGGTGTCCGACCTGCCGGTCGCCCAGTGGTTGGGCGGCCACGGCGCCGACGAGCCGTTCGACACCGCGGTGATCGCCATGTGTGACGGGCCGACGATCGAGCTGGGCTGCGGGCCCGCCCGCCTGGTGGCCGGGCTGGTCCGGCGCGGCGTTCCGGCGCTGGGGGTGGACCAGTCGGCCGCGGCGGTACGACTGGCGCGTGGGCGCGGCACCCCGGTTCTGCACGGTGATGTCTTCGGACCGCTGCCGGGGGTGGGTCAGTGGGCGACCGTGCTGCTGGCCGACGGGACGGTGGGGTTGGGCGGTGACCCCCAGCGGCTCCTGGGCGTCGCGGCGCACTTGCTGCGCCGCGGTGGACGCTGCCTCGTCGAGGTCGACCCGACGCTCACCGGCGTGGTGACCAGCCGGATCAGGCTGGAATCCTCCGATGCGATCGGCGAGTGGTTCCCCTGGGCGCGGGTCGGCGCCGACAGTGCCGCCCTGCTGGCCGAACAGGCCGGCCTCACCCTGGCCGGCCTGCACCGGCTGGGTACGCGGGTGGTCGCCAACCTCGCAGCGGTGCCGTGA
- a CDS encoding DUF58 domain-containing protein — protein MVLTGRVGLIALLCAVPITLSSRPALVFGVTLAALTVAVVADALLAGSPRKLELVRDGAQSARLGQPVETTLSLTNRGRRRFRGVVRDAWAPSARAQPRTHPVNIAAGQQVRVQTRLQPVRRGDQVSALVTARSIGPLGLAGRQGSHRVPWRIRILPPFLSRKHLPSRLARLRELEGMTPVLIRGQGTEFDSLREYVVGDDIRSIDWRATARRADVVVRTWRPERDRRVVIVLDTGRTSAGRVGVDPTGADLSGWPRLDWSMDAALLLAALAARAGDHVDFLAHDRVTRAGVLNASRTELLAQLVDAMAPLEPALVESDARSMVAAVQRRERRSALVVLLTDLNASAIDEGLIGVIPQLTAKHRVMLAAVADPRVDSLAAGRSDAVAVYDAAAAERARNDRREVAARLRGLGVDVVDAPPDELAPALADHYLAMKAAGRL, from the coding sequence GTGGTTCTCACCGGACGGGTCGGGCTGATCGCACTGCTGTGCGCGGTGCCGATCACGCTGTCGTCACGCCCGGCTCTGGTGTTCGGCGTGACGCTGGCCGCGCTGACCGTCGCCGTCGTGGCCGACGCCCTCCTGGCGGGCAGCCCTCGCAAGCTCGAACTGGTCAGGGACGGAGCACAATCCGCACGACTGGGTCAGCCGGTCGAAACCACCCTGAGCCTCACGAATCGGGGGCGGCGGCGCTTTCGCGGAGTGGTGCGCGACGCCTGGGCCCCCAGCGCGCGAGCGCAGCCGCGCACACATCCGGTGAACATCGCTGCCGGCCAACAGGTTCGGGTGCAGACCCGGCTGCAGCCGGTGCGCCGCGGCGATCAGGTGTCCGCACTGGTCACGGCGCGCTCGATAGGGCCGCTCGGCCTGGCCGGGCGTCAGGGTTCGCACCGGGTGCCGTGGCGGATCCGGATCCTGCCTCCATTCCTGTCCCGCAAGCACCTGCCGTCGCGGCTGGCCCGGCTGCGCGAACTGGAAGGCATGACGCCGGTGCTGATCCGCGGCCAGGGCACCGAATTCGATTCGCTGCGCGAATATGTCGTCGGGGACGACATCCGCTCGATCGACTGGCGGGCGACGGCTCGACGCGCGGACGTGGTGGTGCGCACATGGCGGCCCGAGCGGGACCGCCGGGTGGTGATCGTGCTGGACACCGGAAGAACGTCGGCCGGGCGCGTCGGCGTGGACCCCACCGGGGCCGATCTGAGCGGCTGGCCGCGACTGGACTGGTCGATGGACGCCGCGTTGCTGCTTGCCGCGCTGGCGGCCCGCGCCGGTGACCACGTCGACTTCCTCGCCCACGATCGGGTCACCCGCGCCGGGGTTCTCAACGCCTCGCGCACCGAGTTGCTCGCCCAGCTGGTCGACGCGATGGCGCCGTTGGAGCCCGCACTGGTCGAATCGGATGCGCGGTCGATGGTCGCCGCCGTGCAGCGCCGCGAGCGACGCAGCGCGCTGGTGGTGCTGCTGACCGACCTGAACGCGTCGGCGATCGACGAGGGCCTGATCGGAGTGATTCCGCAGCTCACCGCCAAGCACCGGGTGATGCTGGCCGCGGTGGCGGACCCGCGGGTCGACAGCCTCGCCGCGGGACGCTCCGACGCGGTGGCCGTCTACGACGCCGCAGCCGCCGAGCGGGCCCGCAACGACCGCCGCGAGGTGGCGGCGCGGCTGCGTGGCCTCGGTGTCGACGTCGTCGACGCGCCACCGGACGAACTCGCCCCCGCCCTGGCCGATCACTACCTCGCGATGAAGGCCGCGGGCCGCCTGTAG
- a CDS encoding DUF4350 domain-containing protein, giving the protein MTPTSTAVGPTMTARWRGVRWVLVAVVVIVAVAVAGAYLSGPRSGGPMDPDSTAEDGAHALVALLRDRGVTVVEAADLASVERAARPDTLLIVAQTPDLHGEELLGRLAALPGDRLLVQPSGATREALAPRLDAGEPTDFGGLRPDCDLREATRAGAVRFDGADTFDAAGAVPVTRCYDGALARYTVGERTVTAVGSAHVMANGGLLQEGNAALAMNLAGTRQRAIWYAPQFAQFDDFGGDATLSDLVPEQVGWLVFQLVLVVALLALWKIRRVGPLVAEQLPVVVRASETVEGRGRMYRAHRARDRSAEALRTATLHRMLPRLGLGPAASPDSVAHAVHQRCGLDPHHVARTLYGPPPVTDDELVGLAGALDDIERQVARS; this is encoded by the coding sequence ATGACGCCCACGTCGACGGCGGTCGGCCCGACCATGACCGCACGGTGGCGCGGCGTGCGCTGGGTACTGGTGGCCGTCGTGGTCATCGTCGCGGTCGCTGTCGCCGGCGCCTACCTGTCCGGGCCGCGCTCCGGTGGCCCGATGGATCCTGACTCGACCGCCGAGGACGGTGCGCACGCCCTGGTCGCGTTGCTGCGCGACCGCGGCGTCACCGTCGTCGAAGCGGCCGACCTCGCCAGCGTGGAGCGCGCGGCGCGGCCGGACACCTTGCTGATCGTGGCGCAGACCCCTGACCTCCACGGCGAGGAACTGCTGGGCCGGCTGGCCGCCCTTCCGGGTGATCGCCTGCTGGTGCAACCCTCGGGCGCCACCCGGGAAGCGCTGGCGCCCCGACTCGACGCGGGCGAGCCCACCGATTTCGGCGGTCTGCGGCCGGACTGCGACCTGCGGGAGGCCACCCGGGCCGGTGCGGTGCGGTTCGACGGCGCCGACACCTTCGACGCTGCGGGCGCGGTGCCGGTGACCCGGTGCTACGACGGGGCGCTGGCCCGCTACACGGTCGGCGAGCGCACCGTCACCGCAGTGGGCAGCGCCCACGTCATGGCCAACGGCGGATTGCTGCAGGAAGGCAACGCCGCGTTGGCCATGAACCTCGCCGGCACCCGGCAGCGGGCGATCTGGTATGCGCCGCAGTTCGCCCAGTTCGACGATTTCGGCGGGGACGCAACACTTTCCGACCTCGTTCCAGAGCAGGTTGGTTGGCTGGTCTTCCAGTTGGTGCTGGTGGTGGCACTGCTGGCGCTGTGGAAGATCCGCCGCGTCGGTCCGCTGGTCGCCGAGCAGCTGCCCGTGGTGGTGCGCGCGTCGGAAACCGTGGAGGGCCGCGGGCGCATGTACCGCGCGCACCGGGCCCGCGATCGTTCCGCCGAGGCGCTGCGCACAGCGACGCTGCACAGGATGCTGCCGCGGCTGGGACTCGGGCCGGCGGCGTCGCCCGATTCCGTCGCCCACGCGGTGCACCAGCGGTGCGGGCTGGATCCGCACCACGTGGCCCGTACTCTCTACGGACCGCCACCGGTCACCGACGACGAGTTGGTGGGCCTGGCCGGCGCGCTCGACGACATCGAAAGGCAGGTCGCACGTTCGTGA
- a CDS encoding DUF4129 domain-containing protein, with translation MAQIDIDRDAAHDAAQSELAKAIYPKPSLGDQIMSWIEDLLYRAVTYGAELPGGWFTVAVLVLLVVIAVIVAVRIARRAMKTSRSATVTLFDDHELSAAEHRTTAETFASSQQWAPAIRHRVRAVARQLEEDGILDRVPGRTATELARVAGRALPTLADELGLAATTFNDVTYGERPGTEASYRQVVALDGRLGDRATSGPGSPQQPVAPSWAEVR, from the coding sequence GTGGCCCAGATCGACATCGACCGTGATGCGGCGCACGACGCCGCCCAGAGCGAGCTCGCCAAGGCGATCTATCCCAAGCCCTCCCTCGGTGATCAGATCATGAGCTGGATCGAAGACCTGCTCTACCGGGCCGTGACCTACGGGGCCGAGCTGCCGGGCGGCTGGTTCACCGTGGCGGTGCTGGTGCTGCTGGTGGTGATCGCGGTCATCGTCGCGGTGCGCATCGCCCGCCGTGCGATGAAGACCAGCCGGTCGGCAACGGTCACCCTGTTCGACGACCACGAGCTCAGCGCCGCCGAGCACCGCACGACCGCCGAGACGTTCGCCTCCTCACAGCAGTGGGCGCCCGCCATCCGGCACCGCGTCCGCGCCGTCGCCCGCCAACTCGAGGAAGACGGAATTCTCGACCGCGTCCCCGGCCGCACCGCCACCGAGCTCGCCCGCGTGGCCGGGCGCGCGTTGCCCACACTCGCCGACGAACTGGGTTTGGCCGCAACGACGTTCAACGACGTGACCTACGGTGAGCGACCCGGCACCGAGGCGAGCTACCGACAGGTCGTGGCGCTTGACGGCAGGCTCGGCGACCGGGCGACCTCCGGCCCGGGGTCGCCTCAGCAGCCCGTCGCGCCGAGCTGGGCCGAGGTGCGATGA
- a CDS encoding metallophosphoesterase: MPSASPGSLLKTSAAASVGTLVAGIGYASLIERNAFVVRQATMPVLTPGSSPLKVLHISDIHMRPTQRRKQAWLRELAGWDPDLVVNTGDNLAHPKAVPAVVQALGDLLSVPGVFVFGSNDYFAPKLKNPANYLTNPNHRIHGEPLPWQDLRAAFTERGWLDMTHTRREFEVAGLHIAAAGVDDPHLKRDRYPTIAGPANAAANLTLGLTHSPEPRVLDQFATDGYQLVMAGHTHGGQLCLPFYGAIVTNCELDRSRAKGPSRWGARTQLHVSAGIGTSPFAPLRFCCRPEATLLTLVAAPTGGSDIQTREGQSHPTVSAR, from the coding sequence ATGCCTTCTGCTTCACCGGGATCGCTTCTGAAGACCTCTGCTGCGGCCTCCGTCGGCACGCTGGTGGCCGGAATCGGCTACGCCTCGCTGATCGAGCGCAACGCGTTCGTGGTCCGGCAGGCCACCATGCCGGTGTTGACGCCGGGGTCCTCGCCGCTGAAGGTGCTGCACATCAGCGACATCCACATGCGTCCGACGCAGCGCCGCAAGCAGGCCTGGCTGCGGGAGCTGGCCGGCTGGGATCCCGACCTGGTGGTCAACACCGGTGACAACCTGGCGCACCCCAAGGCGGTGCCCGCCGTCGTGCAGGCGCTCGGCGACCTGTTGTCGGTGCCCGGGGTGTTCGTGTTCGGCAGCAACGACTACTTCGCTCCCAAGCTGAAGAATCCGGCGAACTACCTGACCAACCCCAACCACCGCATACACGGCGAGCCGCTGCCGTGGCAGGACCTGCGGGCGGCGTTCACCGAACGCGGCTGGCTGGACATGACCCACACACGGCGCGAGTTCGAGGTCGCCGGCCTGCACATCGCGGCCGCCGGCGTCGACGATCCGCACCTCAAGCGTGACCGCTACCCCACCATCGCCGGGCCGGCGAACGCGGCGGCGAACCTGACGCTGGGGTTGACGCACTCCCCCGAGCCACGCGTGCTGGACCAGTTCGCCACCGACGGCTATCAACTCGTGATGGCCGGTCACACCCACGGCGGGCAGCTGTGCCTGCCGTTCTACGGCGCCATCGTCACCAACTGTGAACTCGACCGCTCCCGGGCCAAGGGTCCGTCGCGCTGGGGGGCACGCACCCAGCTGCACGTGTCGGCGGGAATCGGCACGTCCCCGTTCGCCCCGTTGCGGTTCTGCTGCCGGCCCGAGGCGACGCTGCTCACCTTGGTCGCGGCTCCCACCGGCGGATCGGACATCCAGACGCGGGAGGGACAGTCGCATCCGACCGTCTCCGCACGGTGA
- a CDS encoding molybdopterin-dependent oxidoreductase produces MTDDDRDGYGFPKAAWRTLDRHPPPGVKRVQRWRSPLRGPWLTSVFGAVLLVTLPVVTITGLLSYIAYAPQLGQAIPGDVGWLKLPTFDWPTDPSWLYRLNQGLHVGLGLILIPVVLAKLWSVIPRLFVWPPSRSIAQVLERVSLLMLVGGILFEIVTGVLNIQYDYIFGFSFYTAHYYGAWVFIAGFVVHVAIKLPTMWSSLRSRSMREVLRTSREDTVAEPLEPDGLVSSDPAPATLSRRGALALVGGGATLVAVLTLGQTIGGWTRHAALLLPRGRSLGDGPNDFQVNRTAVAAGINPQNTGDSWRLTLTGGAEPVVLDRAALSAMPQHTAVLPIACVEGWSTTQTWTGVRLRDLAQRAGVAEPGWAQVTSIERFGAFNSARLQANQVRHADSLLALQVNGVDLSLDHGFPARIIVPALPGVHNTKWVRGIEFRTDTR; encoded by the coding sequence GTGACCGACGACGACCGGGACGGCTACGGGTTCCCGAAGGCGGCGTGGCGCACGCTGGACCGCCATCCGCCGCCGGGAGTGAAACGAGTGCAGCGCTGGCGCAGCCCGCTGCGCGGACCGTGGCTGACATCGGTGTTCGGGGCGGTGCTGCTGGTGACCCTGCCGGTGGTGACGATCACCGGGCTGCTGTCCTACATCGCCTACGCGCCGCAACTGGGGCAGGCCATCCCCGGCGATGTCGGGTGGCTGAAGCTGCCGACCTTCGACTGGCCCACCGACCCGTCCTGGCTGTACCGTCTCAACCAGGGTCTGCACGTCGGGTTGGGGTTGATCCTGATCCCGGTGGTGCTGGCGAAGCTGTGGTCGGTGATTCCGCGGCTGTTCGTCTGGCCCCCGTCGCGCTCGATCGCCCAGGTCCTCGAGCGGGTGTCGCTGCTGATGCTGGTCGGCGGCATCCTGTTCGAGATCGTCACCGGGGTGCTCAACATCCAGTACGACTACATCTTCGGGTTCAGCTTCTACACCGCGCACTACTACGGCGCCTGGGTGTTCATCGCCGGCTTCGTGGTTCATGTCGCCATCAAGCTGCCCACGATGTGGTCGAGTCTGCGGTCACGGTCGATGCGCGAGGTGCTGCGCACCAGTCGCGAGGACACGGTCGCGGAGCCCCTCGAGCCGGACGGGCTGGTCAGCTCCGACCCGGCACCGGCGACCCTGAGCAGGCGAGGCGCGCTGGCCCTCGTCGGCGGGGGCGCGACCCTGGTCGCCGTGCTCACTCTCGGTCAGACCATCGGCGGCTGGACCCGCCACGCGGCGCTGCTGCTGCCGCGGGGCCGCAGCCTCGGTGACGGCCCCAACGACTTCCAGGTCAACCGGACCGCGGTCGCGGCCGGGATCAACCCCCAGAACACCGGCGACAGCTGGCGGCTCACCCTCACCGGCGGCGCGGAACCGGTCGTGCTGGATCGCGCCGCGCTCAGCGCCATGCCCCAGCACACCGCGGTACTACCGATCGCCTGCGTCGAGGGATGGTCGACCACGCAGACGTGGACAGGCGTGCGGCTGCGCGACCTCGCGCAGCGGGCCGGGGTGGCCGAACCTGGATGGGCGCAGGTGACGTCCATCGAACGGTTCGGCGCGTTCAACAGCGCCAGGCTGCAGGCCAACCAGGTGCGTCATGCCGATTCGCTGCTGGCGTTGCAGGTCAACGGCGTCGACCTGTCGCTGGATCACGGCTTCCCCGCGCGCATCATCGTCCCTGCGCTACCCGGCGTGCACAACACCAAGTGGGTGCGCGGCATCGAGTTCCGGACGGACACCCGGTGA
- a CDS encoding type VII secretion target: MEVDPEVLRAFAGQVDLASALIREAHVGTKVATAADGLDGSTTQWAARLVGAHVMEIADQIATHVDDIGVAVRGAGNSYEVTDSDLAGSFEGIF; the protein is encoded by the coding sequence GTGGAGGTCGATCCAGAGGTGCTGCGCGCGTTCGCCGGCCAGGTCGACCTCGCGTCGGCGCTGATCCGCGAAGCCCACGTCGGGACCAAGGTGGCCACCGCAGCCGACGGACTGGACGGATCCACCACTCAGTGGGCGGCGCGACTTGTCGGCGCCCACGTCATGGAGATCGCCGACCAGATCGCCACCCACGTCGACGACATTGGCGTCGCAGTGCGCGGGGCGGGCAACAGCTACGAGGTGACCGACTCGGACCTTGCCGGCAGCTTCGAGGGGATCTTCTGA
- a CDS encoding LLM class F420-dependent oxidoreductase, with protein MTRFGYTLMTEQSGPKDLVRYAVSAEQAGFDFEVSSDHYFPWLSSQGHACYAWSMLGAVAHATERVELMTYITCPTMRYHPAVVAQKAATMQILADGRFTLGVGSGENLNEHVVGHRWPTVARRQEMLAEAIRIIRELLTGELVDWKGDYFEVDSARIWDVPEVPVAIAAAVSGERSVEQFTALADHLITTEPDKELVTGWHDRRRATGLPEDSRVIGQIPVCWDPDRDAAVTRAHDQFRWFSGGWAVNADIPTTAGFAAATQYVRPEDVAESIPCGPDLDGIVEAVRAYWEAGFTDIALVQIGDENQDLFLKEAAGPLLDKLRDASR; from the coding sequence ATGACCCGATTCGGCTACACCCTGATGACTGAGCAGAGTGGACCCAAAGACCTTGTCCGTTATGCCGTTTCGGCTGAACAGGCCGGATTCGACTTCGAGGTGAGCAGCGACCACTACTTTCCGTGGCTCTCCTCGCAGGGCCACGCGTGCTACGCCTGGTCCATGTTGGGTGCCGTCGCCCACGCCACCGAGCGCGTCGAGTTGATGACCTACATCACCTGCCCGACCATGCGCTACCACCCCGCCGTCGTCGCGCAGAAGGCGGCCACGATGCAAATCCTCGCCGACGGCCGGTTCACCCTCGGCGTGGGCAGCGGGGAGAACCTCAACGAGCACGTCGTGGGTCACCGCTGGCCGACCGTGGCGCGCCGACAGGAAATGCTGGCCGAAGCGATCCGGATCATCCGGGAGCTGCTCACCGGTGAGCTCGTCGACTGGAAGGGCGACTACTTCGAGGTCGACTCCGCGCGGATCTGGGACGTGCCCGAGGTTCCGGTGGCCATCGCGGCCGCGGTGTCCGGTGAGCGCTCGGTGGAGCAGTTCACTGCGCTGGCCGACCACCTCATCACCACCGAACCGGACAAGGAGCTCGTCACCGGGTGGCATGACCGGCGTCGCGCGACCGGACTGCCCGAAGATTCCCGGGTGATCGGCCAGATCCCCGTCTGCTGGGATCCCGACCGCGACGCCGCCGTCACGCGCGCGCACGACCAGTTCCGCTGGTTCTCCGGCGGGTGGGCCGTCAACGCCGACATCCCCACGACGGCGGGCTTCGCCGCGGCGACCCAGTACGTCCGGCCCGAGGACGTCGCCGAGTCCATTCCGTGCGGACCCGATCTCGACGGAATCGTCGAGGCAGTGCGCGCGTACTGGGAGGCTGGGTTCACCGACATTGCGCTCGTCCAGATCGGTGACGAGAATCAGGACCTGTTCCTCAAGGAGGCGGCGGGTCCGCTGCTGGACAAGCTCCGCGACGCTTCACGCTGA
- a CDS encoding AAA family ATPase: MTQPAPHEDARTALMALRAEIAKVVVGQDAVVSGLVIALLCRGHVLLEGVPGVAKTLLVRTLAAALQLEFKRVQFTPDLMPGDVTGSLVYDTRTAEFEFRAGPVFTNLMLADEINRTPPKTQAALLEAMEERQVSVEGQPRTLPDPFIVAATQNPIEYEGTYQLPEAQLDRFLLKLNVGLPPREQEIAILQRHARGFDPRDLSSVRPVAGPAELAAGREAVKQVLVGDEVLGYIVDIVAATRHSPSLQLGVSPRGATALLSTSRSWAWLSGRNYVTPDDVKAMARSTLRHRVALRPEAELEGASADGVIDGILAAVPVPR; the protein is encoded by the coding sequence GTGACACAACCCGCCCCGCACGAGGATGCCCGCACCGCACTGATGGCGCTACGCGCCGAGATCGCCAAGGTGGTCGTGGGCCAGGACGCCGTCGTCAGCGGCCTGGTGATCGCGCTGCTGTGCCGCGGCCACGTGCTGCTCGAGGGTGTGCCCGGGGTGGCGAAGACGCTGCTGGTGCGCACGCTGGCCGCGGCTCTGCAGCTGGAGTTCAAGCGGGTTCAGTTCACCCCGGACCTGATGCCGGGTGACGTCACCGGGTCTCTGGTCTATGACACCCGCACCGCTGAGTTCGAGTTCCGCGCGGGACCGGTGTTCACCAACCTGATGCTGGCCGACGAGATCAACCGCACCCCGCCCAAGACGCAGGCCGCCCTGCTGGAGGCGATGGAGGAACGTCAGGTCAGCGTCGAGGGACAGCCGCGGACATTGCCCGATCCGTTCATCGTCGCCGCCACCCAGAACCCGATCGAGTACGAGGGCACCTACCAGCTTCCCGAGGCACAGCTGGACCGGTTCCTGCTCAAACTCAACGTCGGTCTGCCGCCCCGCGAGCAAGAGATCGCGATCCTGCAGCGGCACGCGCGCGGCTTCGACCCGCGCGACCTGTCCTCGGTGCGCCCGGTCGCCGGGCCGGCCGAGCTGGCCGCAGGCCGCGAAGCGGTCAAGCAGGTGCTGGTCGGCGACGAGGTCCTCGGCTACATCGTCGACATCGTCGCCGCCACACGCCATTCGCCGTCCCTGCAACTCGGCGTATCGCCACGCGGCGCCACCGCGCTGCTGTCGACGTCGCGGTCCTGGGCCTGGTTGTCCGGGCGCAACTACGTCACTCCCGACGACGTCAAGGCCATGGCCAGGTCGACGCTGCGCCACCGGGTGGCGCTGCGCCCCGAGGCCGAGCTGGAGGGCGCGAGCGCCGACGGGGTCATCGACGGCATCCTGGCCGCCGTGCCGGTGCCACGTTAG
- a CDS encoding phosphatase PAP2 family protein yields the protein MATRIDRRVALDGDQRLRRARHRWTAVLIGALLFGVAVYLLAVHTRTGQRLEDAALRGATQVDADLRQTALDMFHTITVTSQLAAAFLVGLIGLLRRQVWLAVAGVGVILGGQAVTQVLKYHVLSRPDLVSINGTFADNTLPSGHTTAAMSLLFATLIVMPYRFRGVAMFVTLTWAVGIGAYTVIIRAHRLSDTLAADAVALVVACAASHFLARTGRIRAVISPSAARFTLRTVFVVLVGAVGAASLTLGLVQVLNAASAHLNDRPAEWHLFLGSQWLAAAGSIGAALLFWWTWHRLETKRSGDPVSTR from the coding sequence GTGGCAACGAGGATCGACAGGCGGGTGGCGCTCGACGGCGATCAGCGCCTGCGCCGCGCCCGGCACCGCTGGACCGCGGTGTTGATCGGCGCGCTGTTGTTCGGCGTGGCGGTCTACCTGCTGGCCGTCCACACGCGGACCGGGCAGCGCCTCGAGGACGCCGCGCTGCGCGGCGCCACCCAGGTCGACGCCGACCTCCGCCAGACCGCGCTGGACATGTTCCACACCATCACGGTCACCTCACAGCTGGCCGCGGCGTTCCTCGTCGGCCTGATCGGGTTGCTGCGCCGACAGGTGTGGCTGGCCGTCGCCGGCGTCGGCGTGATCCTCGGCGGGCAGGCCGTCACCCAAGTGCTGAAGTACCACGTGCTGTCGCGCCCCGACCTCGTCTCCATCAACGGCACGTTCGCCGACAACACCCTGCCCAGCGGTCACACCACCGCGGCGATGTCGCTGTTGTTCGCGACATTGATCGTGATGCCGTACCGGTTCCGCGGGGTGGCGATGTTCGTGACGCTGACGTGGGCGGTGGGAATCGGCGCCTACACCGTCATCATCAGGGCGCACCGACTCTCCGACACGCTGGCCGCCGACGCCGTCGCCCTCGTCGTGGCGTGCGCGGCGTCGCACTTCCTGGCGCGCACCGGCCGGATCCGGGCGGTGATCTCACCGAGCGCCGCGCGGTTCACGTTGCGCACGGTGTTCGTCGTTCTCGTCGGTGCGGTCGGCGCGGCGAGCCTGACCCTCGGACTGGTGCAGGTGCTCAACGCGGCCTCGGCTCATCTCAACGACCGGCCCGCCGAGTGGCACCTGTTCCTGGGTTCGCAATGGCTGGCCGCCGCGGGCTCGATCGGGGCGGCCCTGCTGTTCTGGTGGACGTGGCACCGCCTGGAGACCAAGCGCAGCGGCGACCCGGTCAGCACCCGCTAG